One Triticum dicoccoides isolate Atlit2015 ecotype Zavitan chromosome 3B, WEW_v2.0, whole genome shotgun sequence genomic window, TTCTTTCTAGGGCACATTCCTAGTTCTTTCACGAATGCTTCCAATCTACACCTCTTTGATTTGGCGGATAACAACTTCACCGGGTTGGTGCCCACCACGATTGGCAAACTTACCAAACTCTTGAGCTTCAATCTTGAATATAATCAGCTCCAAGCACACAGCAAGAAAGATTGGGAGTTTTTGGACAGCTTAGGAAACTGCACAAAGCTACAGGTATTCTCCATGAGTTACAATCATCTATCAGGGCACGTACCGCGTTCACTAGGTAACATTTCCAATCTGCTCCAGTATCTATACTTGGATGAAAATCAACTATCAGGAGATTTTCCTTATGGTATAACAAACCTTCGCAACTTGATCGTTGTATCACTGGGAGGAAATCACTTTACAGGTGTGATTCCAGAGTGGATTGGGCCTCTCAACACATTGCAACAGATAGATTTAGACACAAACCTCTTTACGGGGGTCATTCCGTCATCCTTGTCAAATTTGTCTCAGTTGGGGCAACTTGATCTACACTCAAACCAGTTCATTAGCCAGATACCACCAAGCTTTGGTAACTTTCCTGTAGAAGGACAAGTTATGGCTGTGCAATCGCGATATATTGATCGGTGCAgcaggcacgtatatataagtacagaggtgggccataacaggaggtgggccctacacacacATATACACGTACACATACACAATATACTCAACCNNNNNNNNNNNNNNNNNNNNNNNNNNNNNNNNNNNNNNNNNNNNNNNNNNNNNNNNNNNNNNNNNNNNNNNNNNNNNNNNNNNNNNNNNNNNNNNNNNNNNNNNNNNNNNNNNNNNNNNNNNNNNNNNNNNNNNNNNNNNNNNNNNNNNNNNNNNNNNNNNNNNNNNNNNNNNNNNNNNNNNNNNNNNNNNNNNNNNNNNNNNNNNNNNNNNNNNNNNNNNNNNNNNNNNNNNNNNNNNNNNNNNNNNNNNNNNNNNNNNNNNNNNNNNNNNNNNNNNNNNNNNNNNNNNNNNNNNNNNNNNNNNNNNNNNNNNNNNNNNNNNNNNNNNNNNNNNNNNNNNNNNNNNNNNNNNNNNNNNNNNNNNNNNNNNNNNNNNNNNNNNNNNNNNNNNNNNNNNNNNNNNNNNNNNNNNNNNNNNNNNNNNAGCGGCGCCAGTGACGCAGAGACTGGAACGAAACTCCTCAAAGGTGGAAGTCggcagtcccttcgtcatcacatcagcgaactgctgagcagtcggcacatggagaacccgcatgcgtccaagagccacctgctcgcgcacaaaatgaatgtccagctcgatgtgtttcgtccggcgatgatgaacggggttggcggagaggtacaccgcagagacgttgtcgcagtagacaaccgtagcctggGAGACATCGTGATGTAGCTCCTGAAGTAACTGTCGAAGCCAGGTGCACTCGGCGACAGCGTTGGCCACAgctcggtactcagcctccgcgctagagcgcgaaactgtgggttgtcgcttggacgaccacgagacgggggaaggaccgaggtagacgcagtagccagaggtggaccgacgagtgtcggggcagccggcccagtctgcatcggagtaagCCACCATCTCCAGAGAAGTGGACGCCGTGAGTGTCAACCCAAGGGACATCGTGCCGCGGATGTAGCGAAGGATCTGCTTCACGagagtccagtgagagtcacgaggggcgtgcatgtggagacacacctgctggaCAGCATACTGAAGATCCGGTCTGGTGAGAGTCAAGTACTGTAGGGCGCCGACAATAGACCGGTAGAACGGAGCATCCGACGCAGGCGAACCCGCAAGAGCAGAGACCTTGGCATTCGTGTCAACAGGAGTAGCAACCGGATGGCAGTTGAGCATGCCAGCACGCTCAAGAAGCTCATGGGCATACTTCTGTTGATGAAGAAAGAAACCGTCCGGACgccgaacgacctcaatgccaaggaaataatggagagcacccaggtccttgatagcgaactcgtcacgcagccggagagtaatctgctgaagaacggctgcggaggaggctgccaggatgatgtcgtcgacgtaaagcaacaaatatgcagtcgtgtcaccgtggcgatagacaaacagtgaggcgtccgagcgagtgacgctgaagcccagtgtctgaagaaacccagcgatccgctggtaccaggcacGGGGTGCCTGCTTGAGCCCGTAAAGAGAGCGCGATAGCAGGCACACATGGCCGGGGAAGGAGGCGTCGACGAAACCGGTGGGTTGCTCACAAaacacctgctcctcaagatggccatggaggaaggcgttggagacatccatctggtgAACGGGCCAGCCGCGAGAAACGGCGAGCTGGAGGACagtgcggatcgtgcccggtttgacaaccagGGCGAACGTCTCCGTGAAATCAACTCCAGCGCGCTGGCAGAAACCGCGgaccacccagcgagccttgtagcgctcaagtgaACCGTCTGAGCGGGTCTTATGACGGAagacccacttgccggtgatgacgttggcgcgaggaggccggggaaccagagtccaggtgcggttccgttggagagcgtcgaactcttcctgcatcgccgcaagccagtgaggatcacggAGGGCGGCGCGGGCAGACGCAGGAATGGGTGATGGCTCCGCGGCAGAGGCGGCGAGGACGTACTGGTCACGCGAGTAGCGGAGGCTCGGGCAGTGAATACCGGCGCGAGCACGGGTGACAGGACCGGACGGGGCCACCGGtgccggcgaggcggccggcgaggcggccggcgtcaCAGCCGGCGTCGCGGCCGGCGTCGCGGCCGGCGATAGagccggcgaggaggccggcgtCACAACCGGCGTCGCGGCCGGCGATAGagccggcgaggcggccggcggcgaggccggcgaggcggccggcgtcggggcggcggaggaggcgccCGACCCCGCGGCGCCTGAGGCGGGGGCGGCGGGTGAAGGCGGGGCGCCGGCCGCAACGGCAGGGCCGACCGTGGAGGGCGCCGGCAGTAGGGCCCGTGGACCgccaaagcccggaggcggtccacGAACCAGGCGTGCTCGTCCACCTGACGAGGTCGTCGATGGGCCGGCGGTGGCCGGCGGTGACGAGACGACGAGGGGTGCCTGCTGCTGAAACGGGaagaccatctcatcaaagtaaacgtgtcgatATTTGGACATTTCCAAGAACAATCTTGATAGCCGAGTTCCAGTGGAGATCTTTGCAATCCCATCAGTTATTGGAATTGATTTTTCATTCAACAACCTTGGTGGACAACTCCCTATCGAGATTGGCAATGCCAAACAACTCATATTTTTTCGAGTTTCGTCAAATAAGCTATCTGGAGATGTTCCAAACACTTTGGGTGATTGTGAAAGTTTGGAAGACATTGAGTTAGACTCAAATATTTTCAGCGGAAGCATTCCCACTTCATTGGGCAAGATAAGCAGCCTCAATGTTTTGAATTTTTCTTCCAATAACTTAACTGGGTCAATACCAGCATCTCTTGGCAACCTACAAGTTCTGGAGAAACTTGATTTGTCATTCAACCATCTTCATGGTGAGGTTCCAACAAAAGGGATCTTCAAGAATGCAACTGTTGTGCGGATTTATGGAAATCAGGGGCTTTGCAGTGGGGCATTGGAGTTGCACATGCTAACATGTTCTTTTATGCCTTCAAATTCAACTAGGCACAAGGAATACTTAGTGTTGAAAGTAGTCATCCCAATAGCTAGTATGGTGTCACTTGCTATGGTCATATTTGGATTAATTTTCTGGAGAGGAAAACACCAAGGCAAATCCATATCGTCACCATCATTTGCTACAAAATTTCCCAAAGTTTCTTTCAACGATCTGGCAAGAGCAACAGAGGGATTCTCAATATCCAACTTAATTGGAAGAGGGAGATATAGTTATGTCTACCAAGGAAAACTAGCTGAAGAAGAAAATGAGGTTGCTATAAAGGTCTTCAACCTAGAGACAAGAGGAGCACAAAAAAGCTTCATTGCAGAATGTAATGCATTGAGAAATGTGCGGCACCGTAATTTGCTACCTATCTTAACCGCTTGCTCCAGCATTGATTCTGATGGTAACGATTTCAAGGCCCTAGTGTATGTGTTCATGCCACGAGGAGACTTACATAAACTACTATATTCAACTCAAGACCATGAGGGCTCTTCTAATTTGTACCTTATCACAATGGCTGAAAGGATAAGCATTTTGGTGGATGTAGC contains:
- the LOC119279243 gene encoding receptor kinase-like protein Xa21, giving the protein MGPDGATGAGEAAGEAAGVTAGVAAGVAAGDRAGEEAGVTTGVAAGDRAGEAAGGENNLDSRVPVEIFAIPSVIGIDFSFNNLGGQLPIEIGNAKQLIFFRVSSNKLSGDVPNTLGDCESLEDIELDSNIFSGSIPTSLGKISSLNVLNFSSNNLTGSIPASLGNLQVLEKLDLSFNHLHGEVPTKGIFKNATVVRIYGNQGLCSGALELHMLTCSFMPSNSTRHKEYLVLKVVIPIASMVSLAMVIFGLIFWRGKHQGKSISSPSFATKFPKVSFNDLARATEGFSISNLIGRGRYSYVYQGKLAEEENEVAIKVFNLETRGAQKSFIAECNALRNVRHRNLLPILTACSSIDSDGNDFKALVYVFMPRGDLHKLLYSTQDHEGSSNLYLITMAERISILVDVADALEYLHHNNQGIMVHCDLKPSNILLDENMTAHVGDFGLARFKVGSTSSSQCNSSSSSVAVMGTIGYAAPEYAGGGQVSTAADVYSFGVVLLEIFIRRRPTDDMFTDGLNIVKFTEISFPDSVLEIVDPQLLQESEETPVVLKETSVNVLLPILNIGLRCTKASPGERITMHEWLLCYMESGMHISMLTE